From the genome of Bacteroidota bacterium:
ATAGAAGTCTGCATCCCGATAGCTATGACTTGTGCATACATAGAGTTGTTAAATCGAGGTATAATGTATAGTCTATATACTTTATACTTTATGCTTTATACTTTCTGTTTCCTCCTCAATCAATAAATCCAACATATCATAAGCAGAAAGATTATAATCCCAACCTAATTCGGTTTTTGCTTTATCATTAGCTCCATATATATTTTCTATTTCGGCAGGCCGGAATAGGTTAGTATCTATATGTATTTTAGAATGTGGAATATGTAGTTTGTTAAATGTGTACTCTATCAGATCCCTCAGCGATACGGGGCTTCCCGAGCATATATGATAGTCGTTAGATGTTTCTTTTTGCATCATCAAATACATCGCTTCTACATAGCGTGGGGCATAGCCAAAATCACGCATAATATCTATATTTCCCACATTTAATTGCTCTTGTTCCCCTTTGCTAATTTTAATAGCTTGGGTAATAATTTTCTTCACAAAAAAACTTTCGGTACGCAAATAGGATTCATGGTTAAATAAAATACCGCAGCAAATAAACATATTATAACTTTCACGATAGTTTACACAAATCCAATGTGCCGATGCTTTTGAAATTGCATAAGGACTCAAGGGATGGAAAACTGTATTTTCTCTGATGGGCAGCTCTGGCACACGGCCATACATTTCGCTGCTTGATGCTTGATAGAATTTAATTTTTGAATTGGTGATTTTAATTGCTTCCAATAAATTAAAAACTGAAATGGTATTAAATTTAAATGTGGCAATAGGATTGGCAAACGACTGCGAAACGGAGCTTTGTGCAGCCAAATTATATATTTCTGTTGGTTGGTATTGGTTCAGTATTTTAATGATTTGGGTAATATCAATCAAATCGCATTCTATAATAGTAACTTGTTCTAAAATACCCAAATGTGCCAGTCCTTTCAGGCCTTCTTTATTGGTACTGCGTGCTAGGCCAATTACTTTGTATCCCTTGGCCAGCAATAGTTTGCTAAGGTAGGCTCCATCTTGCCCCGTAATCCCTGTGATGATTGCTGTCTTCATGATGATAGGGTTTTAACAGTATGATAGAAATCTTTCACCGTATTATGCCAACTAAATTTATCTGCTTGTTTATATCCAGCTTCTATCATTTGGTTTCTGAAATCAGTATTATATAATACTTTTTGTAATTGTGAAGTGAGTGTTTGTATATCTCCATCTTCAAAATATATCCCCGCATCACCTGCTACTTCAGGAAATGAAGAACGATTTGTTAATATAACCGGAGTGCCACTATACATGGCTTCAACCACTGGTACACCGAAGCCTTCGTATGATGAGGGAAAAACAAAAACCTGTGATTTATTATATAAACAATATAGTTCTTTATCTGTCGGTCTCACATAATGCATTTGATTGGTGATATTATATTCTGCAAACATTTGTTGCTCTTGTGGCGTAAATGCATCACCGGTACAAACCATGTGTAATGAACTATCTTTATTCAAAATATCTTTAGCAGCATCCACTAATAATTTAAAATTCTTATAATGTTTTCTATTGCCCACAAACAATATATATTTCTCGGGCAAACCGCTTACTTTGTCATCTTTAGTCCTATCCATCGAATGGCTCAAATAAACGACATCAATGGTGTCGGGTTGAATTTGCGGATAGAATTTTAATATATCATTTTTGGTACTGTGCGATATTGCAACAATCCTTTTTGCTTTTAATAATAATTCTTTCTTATTGGGAATTGTAGTTTTGTCTCTGGGAAAATGCTCAGGATAAATTTCGTGTATCATATCATATACCGTTAAAATAAAAGGTTTGTTTCCTATATGTTTTAAGAAATCAGTACTATAATAAGTGGGTATATAATAATCGAAATTTCCTTTGCGAAGTCGGCGGTTCAAATCCATTTGGTTTAGGATTTTGAGTGGGTCGAGCAAACGACCTTTGGCCATCTTGTCAAATTTAAAAACAAGATTATCGAAAAATTTGACTCTGTTTCTATAATAATGGTAATTCAAATTATACCATACACACTCTTCTACCGTAATATCCCTATAATCGGGCAATCCTTTAATTAGCTCAGCTTGCATGCGAGAGATACCGCCAAATTTTTGGTTGAAGAATATTTCGTGGTTAAAGAGTAAATGCATGATTCTGTGGGCAAAAATAGTGTTTTTATTTTTGTTGTGCTACATCAAATCCTGTCCAATATCTTTTCTATAATACTTCCCCTCAAAATCAATATTAGCAGCAGCTTTGTAAGATTTCTCTAAGGCTTCGGGCAGAGTATCTCCAAATGCAGAGACTGCCAGCACACGCCCACCTGAGGTAACAGTACCACCATTGTGAGTTGTGGTGCCTGCATGAAAGGGAATCGCATCCAACACCTTTTGCAAACCGCTTATTTCTTTTCCTTTTTCATAGTTTCCTGGATAACCTCCACTTGTTAAAACAACTGTTGTACAAAAACCGGGACGCTCTATTATTGTATGCTCGTCCAATTTTTGATGGTGGGTAGCTAACATCAATTCCACCAAATCATTTTCCAATCGAGGTAAAACCACCTCTGTTTCTGGGTCACCCATACGACAATTATATTCTATTACAAATGGATTTCCCTTTACATTCATAATACCTACAAACAAGAAACCTTTATAATCTATATCTTCTTTTTGCAAACCATTAATACTTGGTTTTACAACGAGTTCTTCTACTTTTTGCATAAATGCAGCATCGGCAAAAGAAACGGGAGACACCGCTCCCATCCCGCCAGTATTAGGTCCTGTATCACCATCGCCTATGCGTTTATAATCTTTGGCGGTAGGCAATATATGATAGTGTTTTCCATCAGTCAGTACAAAAACTGAGAGCTCGATTCCCTCCAAAAATTCTTCCAATAAAACTTTGCTTCCTGCTTGTCCGAATTTATCATTATCTAGCATTTCTAATAATTCTGCTTCTGCTTCTTCATAAGTGCTACATATTATAACGCCTTTGCCTGCAGCCAATCCGTCAGCCTTTACCACAATGGGTAAGTTCATTGCTTTTATATATACAATTGCTTCGGCTTTATTATCTTTATTTGCTTTGAAAGCTTTTGCAGTGGGTATATGATATTGCTCCATAAAACCCTTTGAAAATTCTTTGCTCCCTTCCAATAATGCTCCTGCTTTTGTAGGGCCAACAATCGGGATATTTTCTAAAGAATCGGTACTATAGAAATAATCTACAATTCCATTCACCAAAGGTTCTTCGGGACCAACTATTACTAATTCTATATTGTTTTTTATACAAAAATTTCCAATTTCTTCAAAGCCGTTTAATATAATATTTTCAGCTAATGTAGTAGTACCTGCATTTCCCGGACTTATATATAACTTTTCGCACAGTGGACTTTGTTTTAGTTTCCATGCAAAGGCATGTTCACGTCCTCCTCCTCCCAGTATTAATATATTCATATTATATAATTATTTTTCTAACCAACCTTTGGCAACTAAAACTTCTGCTATTTGCACCGCATTAGTAGCAGCACCTTTGCGTAAATTATCACTCACTACCCACATGTTCAAACCATTGGCAATCGTGTCATCACGGCGTATACGGCCCACAAATACTTCGTCTTTATCGTGACTGATTAAAGGCATCGGATATATATTTTCTTGTGGTTTATCTTGTACTATAATACCGGGAGCATTATTAAGCAATTCATATATTTGTTCAATGTCATAAGGTTGTTCAAATTCTATATTAATTGCTTCGCTATGGCCGCCAGTTACGGGTACACGCACGGTGGTAGCGGTTACTTGGATACTATCATCACCCATAATTTTTTTGGTTTCGTTCACCATTTTCATTTCTTCTTTGGTGTAACCATTATCCATAAATACATCGATATGCGGCAAAACATTTCGGTCAATTTTGTGCGGATATGCCATAAGGCCTATCTCTCCCTTGCGTTCATTTTCCATTTGCTCCACAGCCTTCACGCCCGTTCCTGTAACAGATTGATAGGTACTTACCACGATTCGTTTTATTTTAAAAGCATCGTGCAAAGGTTTTAACGCTACCACCATTTGTATGGTTGAGCAATTGGGGTTGGCTATTATATATTTATCTTTTTCTATATCATTTGGATTCACTTCGGGCACTACCAAAGGTATTCCTTCTTCCATACGCCACGCAGAAGAATTATCAACCACATAACATCCTATATCAGCAAACTTGGGAGCCCATTCTTTCGACACCGATCCACCTGCTGAGAAGATGGCAATATCAGGATGAGCAGCAACTGCATCCTCCATACTAATGATAGGATAATCGTTGCCTTGATAGGTTACGATATTCCCTACAGACTTGGCAGAAGCAACGGGTATTAATTTATCTATTGGAAAGTTACGCTCTTCCAATACCTGCAACACTTTGCTTCCCACCAGTCCTGTGGCACCAACTACAGCTACTTTATACATCTTCTTTTTTTCTTAATTTGGGTTGCAAAATTAAGGGAAGGAGAGAAGATTTGGGAGGCAAAAATTAGACTACCTCTGTGCTTCGCCGCCAGCGAACTGTGCCTCACTCTGTGTAATACTGCGGTTAAATAATATATTTGAATACCTACTCAGTATAATATTCTTTGCCATAAATACTGACGTAAAATCTCTTTCCATTTAGTCTTTCGATTTCAAGCAAACAGCTATTTTCTGTAAAATATACTCCTTTATATTTTGCTTCTATATAATATTTCTCATCAGTACTTAATAAACCAACCAAACTATTTTCACCTGCATAGGTCATTAGAATTCCATCACAAATATCTACCTTGTAAAGCGTGTTATACCGACACTCACTATATAATAGTCCAAAAGAAAGGGACTAATCACCCTGCATCCCGATAATTATCGGGATTAAGCGGGGCTTTCGGGGTGTAGTTCGGTATTACCATTCTAAAAACTAAATCCGCCACAGGCGGAGAACTATTTTAGTTTAAGAATTGGTATTATATTTCCCACTATTATGATGTAAAGTCTTTTTGAAAGTATATAGTTTTCCTGTTGTATCCGTCAAGGTATTGTGATTAGTTATTTCAGAAGCTTCTAAAAAATAATGTTTGTAATTAGTCATTTTTATTTCACAAAATCTCAGATTGTATTTAATTGGCAAGATAAGTCCTTGTTCAAAACTATATAATCCCCACTTCCGCTCTTTTTCTAACATCACAATATTTGATATCAATCCAAGTCTTTTAATCTCGTTATATTCCAGCGGTAAAATTTGATTTTTAGCTGTATCAATCAATCCACATAGGTAATTTTTCATAACACATACTACCCCGTCTAACTCCCATTTTATATCGTGATAAATTGGTTTTATTAATATTTTATGAGACTTTAAATTTTTGTAACCATAAAGTTTATTTTCTTATACTCCCTCTAGTGGACTTTCTCTTGTGTGGGCATGAATGTCTGGTGATTCGAATTCTATGTTTTTTCTATAAGTTTTCCAGTAAAACTAATTATATCATATCTATCTATATCAGGCAAACTTACTATGGCAGTGTTAAAATATGCTGATTTATTATTCTTGTTTGATAGGATTCTGTAAGAATTGTCTTGGAATAACTCCGCATAATCATATTGTACCTGTATCTTTATCAATCCTGCTGAATCGCAGTAACCCCATAGATTTCCTTTACAATAAGGTATTAACTCAGGCATTTGTGCTTCAGCAAAAGTTATGGCAAAAAATAGTATTATAGTTAATATTTGTGTTTTGTTTTTCATATCATAAAGTTAACAAGAATTTTTATATATTTCATAAATTTAGTTTTTCAAAAAGCAAATGTAATTCAAAACCAAAAACAATCACAAATCGTCAATTTTTTTTTAACAAGAGCCCTTGTTTCATTCTTAACTTTGCACCAATGCAATTCAATAAAAAAATGTACGATAATGAGCTGTTGTTGCAACTATACCGCAACCTGCTCAAGCCAAGGATAATAGAGGAGAAGATGCTTATTCTGCTTCGGCAAGGAAAGGTAAGCAAATGGTTTTCGGGCATTGGGCAAGAAGCCATTTCTGTGGGTGCAACATACGCCTTGCAGCCCGATGAATATATATTACCACTACACCGCAACCTCGGTGTTTTCACCACCCGTCGAATTCCTTTAACAAAACTCTTTGCACAATGGCAAGGCAAGTACGAAGGATTTACCAAAGGCCGTGACCGTTCATTCCATTTCGGTACACAAGAGTATCATATTATAGGAATGATATCGCACCTTGGTGCTATGCTTGGCGTGGCCGATGGAATTGCACTCGCTCACAAACTGAAAGAAGAAAAGAAAATATCCATAGTTTTTAGTGGCGATGGTGGTGCCAGCGAAGGCGATTTTCATGAAGCGATAAATGTAGCAACGGTGTGGGAATTGCCTGTTATATTTTTGATTGAGAACAATGGTTATGGATTATCGACCCCACAAAATGAACAATTCCATCATAAATATTTTACGGATAAAGGTGTAGGTTATGGAATGGAAACACAGCGGGTAGATGGCAATAATATATTGGATGTATATGATACTATTCGCAACCTTGCCGTATCGATGCGTAACCGCCCCAGGCCTGTATTGGTGGAATGTATGACATTTAGAATGCGTGGCCACGAAGAAGCTAGTGGAACCAAATATGTACCGCAAAATTTGATTGATGAATGGGCCGTAAAAGATCCTTTGAGTAATTATGAAAATTATTTGATCGATCAAAATATTCTCACTACAAATATTATAGAACAATATCGCAGTGAAATAAAAAATGAAATGGAGATTGCTTTAGAAGAAGTATTTGCTATGCCCGAAGTTACCAGTAGTATAGAACATGAACTTGCAGATATATATGCTCATACTGTAGCAGACACTTCAACAGATATTACACATTTACCTAGTGATACAGCCAAAACTCCAAAACGCTTGGTAGACGCCATTTCTGATGGGTTACGCCAAAGTATGGAGAAGCACGAAAACCTGATTATTATGGGTCAGGATGTGGCAGAATATGGTGGTGTTTTTAAAGTAACGCAAGGATTTGTAGAGCAGTTTGGCAAGGGCAGAGTTCGCAATACACCACTGTGTGAAAGTGCAATTTTAGGTGCTGCATACGGATTGAGTATTAAAGGAATGAAAGCTGTGGTTGAAATGCAATTTGCTGATTTTGTGAGTTGTGGTTTCAATCAGATTGTAAATAATTTTGCCAAAAGTCATTACCGTTGGGGGCAAAACGCAGAAATTGTAGTTCGCATGCCCACAGGGGCTGGCGTAGGTGCTGGTCCCTTTCACAGTCAGAGTACGGAGGCTTGGTTTTTTCATGTGCCCGGTTTAAAAATTATATATCCTTCTTCGCCTATCGAAGCAAAAGGATTATTGGCTGCTGCCATCAATGATCCAAATCCTGTGATGTTTTTTGAGCACAAACATTTATATAGATTGCCAGAATTAGAAGAGAATGTTCCTGATGAATATTATACATTGCCCATAGGAAAAGCACGTACGGTAAGAGATGGAAATGACGTAACTATTATATGTTATGGAGCAGCGGTGCATTGGGCGAAACAAAGCGTCGAAAAATTGGGAATCGATGCGGAGATAATTGACTTAAGAACCCTGATGCCTTGGGATCAAGAAGCAGTGGAAGCAGCGGTATTGAAAACAGGAAAATGTATAATATATCATGAAGATACTTTTACGGGCGGAATAGGAGCAGAGATTGCGGCACATGTATCACAAATTTGTTTCGAGCATTTGGATGCACCTGTTATAAGAGTTGGAAGTTTGGACTCACCTGTTCCCTTAGCCAAACATTTGGAAGAGCAGTTTCTCCCGCAACAAAGATTTGAAGTGGCGTTGAAGAAGTTGATGGAGTATTAATACATATAGTACGTCATTCTGAGCGGGCTTCCCGCAAAGAATCTTTTGAGCACGGAGACAATAATAATATCACTCAACTGCCAAATGAATTTTTGGAAGCCGCTCCATAACCCTGATTTTCCTGAACCCATAGCTTGTATTCCTATTATATTTATTTTATCTCCAGATTTGACTTTTAATAATGCTTCTTTAATTCGAAGAGTAATTACAGAGCCATATTCGGCAAATGAATTAGTGCGAATAGAATACTCACCGTTATCATTTTTTATTTTGGTATTATATATTATTGTATATTTAGTAACTGAATAGGAATAATTAAAAGCAAAGTTTGGCCAAAAACCATAATGTATATTTTGTTGCAAAAGTACCTCTGCTACAGTTATTTTACCACTTTGTATATTTCCAAACATGGATATCCGTTTGGGAGTTTTTTCAACTCTAAATGTCTTTTTACCTCTCGGAATACCTTTCACAAATGTTGTAATAGTTACCTTTTCATTTGGAGGAATAGGATAAACTTGAACCATATAATGGCCATTTCTCAACTTTTCAAATTTAACACCTTCAGAACCTTTGAATATGATATCTTTTTGTAACGGTCCTGAGACTGACACAGATAATGGGTTTTCGAACGGAGAATATAGTACATCCAGTTTATCAAGTGCTATCACAGCATCTTGTAAATTCTCTGTTTTTATTTGTGCATTGATATCAAATAATTCCACTGTAGTTACACATAAAAAAAGCAAAATAAATTTCATAACAGATTTATAATTCCTTCAACAAATAAACGAATAAAATACTAAATTATTGTCTCGTCTAACTTTTAGAGATTCTTCGCTCCCGAATAAGATTCGGGATGCTCAGAATGACGGTGTGCTGTCCCATCACTTCGTCTTCCCACCCAAATAAGTATCCAATAACTCCTTCAATTCGGCGGTGTTGCGTGGCTTATATATAATCTTTTTGTTTTCGTCCAATAATAACATTTTTGGCGTAACAAATACATCATAATCCTTAATAGCATCATTATACTTTCCTGGTGACCATGTATGATACCATTTGTTATTGATAATACCCAAAGTATTGAGCCATTCTTGTTTGCTAGAATCTACATTCACGGCATATATGTCGAACCCTTTTGGATTATATGTTTTATATAATGAAGTGAGTTCAGCAACCGACCTTTTGCAGTATTTGCAATGGGTGCTCCAAAAGAAAACAAGCAACCAAGGTGATTTTACTTCACTCAGTTTTATCATATTGTTTTTTGCATTGGGCAATTCTAAGTCAGGAGCAATAGCACCAAGAACTGTTTTCTTAATGGTCTTTATTTTTTCAGAAACTGTTTGGTATCTTGCATCTCCCTCGCTGCACCCCTCGCCCAATAAATATTTTTCGCTGATATAAGCATAAGGTACATCACGTCTTGAGTTTTCAAATTGCCCCACCATGAGGTCGAGCACATACTTATACATTTGTGGATTTTTGCCCACCATGCCCATTATATAATCGGCTGTTATTATATAATCTGAATCATCTTTTTTCTCCATCAAATATTCCATATAATATCTCACCGAATTATATACAGATTCAGTATACAACAATAGGGTATCTGTAAAATCAATATTGTCGAAAAAGTGGACTCTCAAAAATTCTGTACGGCTATTATATTTTACCCGTTCGGACATATCGTAGGTGGAAGGTGTGGGTGTTATATAGGAGCGAATGATACGAGAAGCCAAGGTTCGGTTGCAAGAGAAAATCAATTCTCGGGTATATACATTCTTCTCCACCAACAATTTTTCTACCGTTTCGCCTTTCCACTGCTCGCTGGAGTCGCTATATTGGCTTATCATTCCAATCATTTCATCCACTGGCAAAGTGCGTTTCAAGTATAAGTAAAAGCAATAATTCTCGTTCGACTTTAGCACTTTCATTGCACTAATCAAAGAATCCATGTGGGTATGCATTTCCATATCTTCTTGGTTAAAAACGATATCGAAAAAATCGATCGTGTCCAAATAAACGCGATATTGCCCGCTTGAAAGTTTTTTTTTCCGCTCAAATTTGAAGGCTCCGTTGTGGTTCTCAGCACTGTCAACAGGTTGAATACGTTCGCCATAAATGCTGCACAAATACACTTTTTTGCCCTTGAACCCATCTACCTTAAACTCCATGTGGTAGCCGTTCCGCAGTATGTGGGAAGGTCCGGAATTGGGGTCAACATATTGGGCTTTGAGTTGCAAGGAAAATAATAAAAAAGAAAAGTATAATAATTTTTTCATGTGTGGTGTT
Proteins encoded in this window:
- a CDS encoding redoxin domain-containing protein, coding for MKKLLYFSFLLFSLQLKAQYVDPNSGPSHILRNGYHMEFKVDGFKGKKVYLCSIYGERIQPVDSAENHNGAFKFERKKKLSSGQYRVYLDTIDFFDIVFNQEDMEMHTHMDSLISAMKVLKSNENYCFYLYLKRTLPVDEMIGMISQYSDSSEQWKGETVEKLLVEKNVYTRELIFSCNRTLASRIIRSYITPTPSTYDMSERVKYNSRTEFLRVHFFDNIDFTDTLLLYTESVYNSVRYYMEYLMEKKDDSDYIITADYIMGMVGKNPQMYKYVLDLMVGQFENSRRDVPYAYISEKYLLGEGCSEGDARYQTVSEKIKTIKKTVLGAIAPDLELPNAKNNMIKLSEVKSPWLLVFFWSTHCKYCKRSVAELTSLYKTYNPKGFDIYAVNVDSSKQEWLNTLGIINNKWYHTWSPGKYNDAIKDYDVFVTPKMLLLDENKKIIYKPRNTAELKELLDTYLGGKTK
- a CDS encoding glycosyltransferase family 1 protein, with product MHLLFNHEIFFNQKFGGISRMQAELIKGLPDYRDITVEECVWYNLNYHYYRNRVKFFDNLVFKFDKMAKGRLLDPLKILNQMDLNRRLRKGNFDYYIPTYYSTDFLKHIGNKPFILTVYDMIHEIYPEHFPRDKTTIPNKKELLLKAKRIVAISHSTKNDILKFYPQIQPDTIDVVYLSHSMDRTKDDKVSGLPEKYILFVGNRKHYKNFKLLVDAAKDILNKDSSLHMVCTGDAFTPQEQQMFAEYNITNQMHYVRPTDKELYCLYNKSQVFVFPSSYEGFGVPVVEAMYSGTPVILTNRSSFPEVAGDAGIYFEDGDIQTLTSQLQKVLYNTDFRNQMIEAGYKQADKFSWHNTVKDFYHTVKTLSS
- a CDS encoding dehydrogenase E1 component subunit alpha/beta, with translation MQFNKKMYDNELLLQLYRNLLKPRIIEEKMLILLRQGKVSKWFSGIGQEAISVGATYALQPDEYILPLHRNLGVFTTRRIPLTKLFAQWQGKYEGFTKGRDRSFHFGTQEYHIIGMISHLGAMLGVADGIALAHKLKEEKKISIVFSGDGGASEGDFHEAINVATVWELPVIFLIENNGYGLSTPQNEQFHHKYFTDKGVGYGMETQRVDGNNILDVYDTIRNLAVSMRNRPRPVLVECMTFRMRGHEEASGTKYVPQNLIDEWAVKDPLSNYENYLIDQNILTTNIIEQYRSEIKNEMEIALEEVFAMPEVTSSIEHELADIYAHTVADTSTDITHLPSDTAKTPKRLVDAISDGLRQSMEKHENLIIMGQDVAEYGGVFKVTQGFVEQFGKGRVRNTPLCESAILGAAYGLSIKGMKAVVEMQFADFVSCGFNQIVNNFAKSHYRWGQNAEIVVRMPTGAGVGAGPFHSQSTEAWFFHVPGLKIIYPSSPIEAKGLLAAAINDPNPVMFFEHKHLYRLPELEENVPDEYYTLPIGKARTVRDGNDVTIICYGAAVHWAKQSVEKLGIDAEIIDLRTLMPWDQEAVEAAVLKTGKCIIYHEDTFTGGIGAEIAAHVSQICFEHLDAPVIRVGSLDSPVPLAKHLEEQFLPQQRFEVALKKLMEY
- a CDS encoding aspartate-semialdehyde dehydrogenase, encoding MYKVAVVGATGLVGSKVLQVLEERNFPIDKLIPVASAKSVGNIVTYQGNDYPIISMEDAVAAHPDIAIFSAGGSVSKEWAPKFADIGCYVVDNSSAWRMEEGIPLVVPEVNPNDIEKDKYIIANPNCSTIQMVVALKPLHDAFKIKRIVVSTYQSVTGTGVKAVEQMENERKGEIGLMAYPHKIDRNVLPHIDVFMDNGYTKEEMKMVNETKKIMGDDSIQVTATTVRVPVTGGHSEAINIEFEQPYDIEQIYELLNNAPGIIVQDKPQENIYPMPLISHDKDEVFVGRIRRDDTIANGLNMWVVSDNLRKGAATNAVQIAEVLVAKGWLEK
- the purD gene encoding phosphoribosylamine--glycine ligase; the encoded protein is MNILILGGGGREHAFAWKLKQSPLCEKLYISPGNAGTTTLAENIILNGFEEIGNFCIKNNIELVIVGPEEPLVNGIVDYFYSTDSLENIPIVGPTKAGALLEGSKEFSKGFMEQYHIPTAKAFKANKDNKAEAIVYIKAMNLPIVVKADGLAAGKGVIICSTYEEAEAELLEMLDNDKFGQAGSKVLLEEFLEGIELSVFVLTDGKHYHILPTAKDYKRIGDGDTGPNTGGMGAVSPVSFADAAFMQKVEELVVKPSINGLQKEDIDYKGFLFVGIMNVKGNPFVIEYNCRMGDPETEVVLPRLENDLVELMLATHHQKLDEHTIIERPGFCTTVVLTSGGYPGNYEKGKEISGLQKVLDAIPFHAGTTTHNGGTVTSGGRVLAVSAFGDTLPEALEKSYKAAANIDFEGKYYRKDIGQDLM
- a CDS encoding WG repeat-containing protein — protein: MKNKTQILTIILFFAITFAEAQMPELIPYCKGNLWGYCDSAGLIKIQVQYDYAELFQDNSYRILSNKNNKSAYFNTAIVSLPDIDRYDIISFTGKLIEKT
- a CDS encoding GldM family protein, with product MKFILLFLCVTTVELFDINAQIKTENLQDAVIALDKLDVLYSPFENPLSVSVSGPLQKDIIFKGSEGVKFEKLRNGHYMVQVYPIPPNEKVTITTFVKGIPRGKKTFRVEKTPKRISMFGNIQSGKITVAEVLLQQNIHYGFWPNFAFNYSYSVTKYTIIYNTKIKNDNGEYSIRTNSFAEYGSVITLRIKEALLKVKSGDKINIIGIQAMGSGKSGLWSGFQKFIWQLSDIIIVSVLKRFFAGSPLRMTYYMY
- a CDS encoding GDP-mannose 4,6-dehydratase; translation: MKTAIITGITGQDGAYLSKLLLAKGYKVIGLARSTNKEGLKGLAHLGILEQVTIIECDLIDITQIIKILNQYQPTEIYNLAAQSSVSQSFANPIATFKFNTISVFNLLEAIKITNSKIKFYQASSSEMYGRVPELPIRENTVFHPLSPYAISKASAHWICVNYRESYNMFICCGILFNHESYLRTESFFVKKIITQAIKISKGEQEQLNVGNIDIMRDFGYAPRYVEAMYLMMQKETSNDYHICSGSPVSLRDLIEYTFNKLHIPHSKIHIDTNLFRPAEIENIYGANDKAKTELGWDYNLSAYDMLDLLIEEETESIKHKV